The following coding sequences are from one Halorubrum sp. BOL3-1 window:
- a CDS encoding thiamine-phosphate synthase family protein: MRFVEEVVVDEFLPTVRSMLAEDLRDRGFTQSEVADALGISQSAVSKYAAGDVARRDRIVADERVRDLVERVGEGLASGDLTPVAALVEIEVLIRRLEEGDLLADLHEEAMPALAEAEVEFSVHDPDSGLRERERVLTSVRRGLRALTNASGFAGLIPNVGANVAECLVDAATVDDVAAVPGRLVDVKGRAMVPGEPEFGVSEHVATVLLAAREAGADVRGAVNLRYDPETVEALATDHPTVEFDAERPTREAVAEAVAAADRSGDEDGESLVVYQTGAVGVEPIVYVLAPTAAEAARIVRRLL; this comes from the coding sequence CGCGACCGCGGGTTCACCCAGTCGGAGGTCGCGGACGCGCTCGGCATCTCGCAGTCGGCGGTCTCGAAGTACGCCGCGGGCGACGTGGCCCGTCGCGACCGGATCGTCGCGGACGAGCGCGTGCGCGACCTCGTCGAGCGCGTGGGCGAGGGGCTGGCGAGCGGCGACCTCACCCCCGTCGCCGCGCTCGTCGAGATCGAGGTGTTGATCCGCCGGCTAGAGGAGGGCGACCTCCTCGCGGACCTCCACGAGGAGGCGATGCCGGCGCTCGCGGAGGCCGAAGTGGAGTTCTCGGTCCACGACCCCGACAGCGGCCTCCGCGAGCGCGAGCGCGTCCTCACGTCGGTCCGACGGGGACTCCGTGCCCTGACGAACGCCTCGGGCTTCGCCGGGCTGATCCCGAACGTCGGCGCGAACGTCGCGGAGTGTCTCGTCGACGCCGCCACGGTCGACGACGTCGCGGCGGTCCCCGGCCGGCTCGTCGACGTGAAGGGCCGGGCGATGGTGCCCGGCGAGCCGGAGTTCGGCGTGAGCGAGCACGTCGCGACGGTGCTGCTCGCGGCTCGGGAGGCGGGCGCGGACGTCCGCGGCGCGGTCAACCTTCGCTACGACCCCGAGACCGTCGAGGCGCTCGCGACCGACCACCCGACCGTCGAGTTCGACGCGGAGCGGCCGACCCGCGAGGCCGTCGCCGAGGCGGTCGCGGCCGCGGACCGCTCGGGGGACGAGGACGGGGAGTCGCTCGTGGTGTACCAGACCGGCGCGGTCGGCGTCGAGCCGATCGTCTACGTGCTCGCGCCGACCGCCGCCGAGGCGGCGCGGATCGTCCGCAGACTGCTGTGA
- the metG gene encoding methionine--tRNA ligase, giving the protein MSHDDFPTDRPAVVTCGLPYANGDLHIGHLRTYVGGDAYSRALERLGQETAFVSGSDMHGTPVAVNAEQEGVSPEAFALDWHEQYAETFPEFNVEFDNYGHTHDETNVELTQGLVRDLDEAGRLYEKEIMVAYDPVDDQFLPDRYVEGTCPYCGAHARGDECDEGCQRHLEPGEIEEPESTITGNPAEYRERTHKFFAVSEFAEYLSGFLDRLEGTSNARNQPREWIEQGLQDWCITRDMDWGVDYPGGEATESPREGGEAADPQDLVLYVWVDAPIEYIASTKQYSERVGADAFDWETAWKEGASEEFPEGGEIVHVIGRDIIQHHTVFWPAMLEATDHAEPRAVMASGFVTLDGKGFSTSRDRAVWADEYLDEGFHPDPLRYYLATNGGFQQDVDFSWEKFAERVNTELVGTVGNFLYRSLLFAHRNYDDGPDADAPSDEVAARIDEAVDDVAAAVNDYSVRALGDAVTDLARFGNEYIQRNEPWKLVDEEPEEAERVIYDCVALAKAIAVLFEPLAPEKTERLWDQLGEPGSVHDATVEAAGEAPAGDLSEPTELFEQIEDERVEALNEKLEARVAESESGEDANDGDSDDGNSDATGDTDTTDMTDIEPLSDDRISFDEFQELDLRVGRIEEADGIDGADDLLRLTVDLGAETRTIVAGLKQLHDADDLPDTKVIVLANMEKAELFGVESNGMVLAAGEEADLLTTYEDAGPGTKVK; this is encoded by the coding sequence ATGAGCCACGACGACTTCCCCACCGACCGTCCCGCGGTGGTGACCTGTGGGCTGCCGTACGCCAACGGCGACCTCCACATCGGTCACCTTCGCACCTACGTCGGCGGCGACGCCTACAGCCGCGCGCTCGAACGACTCGGCCAGGAGACCGCGTTCGTCTCCGGCTCCGACATGCACGGCACCCCCGTCGCGGTCAACGCCGAACAGGAGGGCGTCTCCCCCGAGGCGTTCGCGCTCGACTGGCACGAGCAGTACGCCGAGACGTTCCCGGAGTTCAACGTCGAGTTCGACAACTACGGGCACACCCACGACGAGACGAACGTCGAGCTGACACAGGGGCTGGTGCGCGACCTCGACGAGGCCGGCCGCCTCTACGAGAAGGAGATCATGGTCGCGTACGACCCCGTCGACGACCAGTTCCTCCCGGACCGGTACGTCGAGGGGACCTGCCCGTACTGCGGCGCGCACGCCCGCGGCGACGAGTGCGACGAGGGGTGCCAGCGCCATCTCGAACCGGGCGAGATCGAAGAGCCCGAGTCCACGATTACCGGCAACCCCGCGGAGTACCGCGAGCGCACCCACAAGTTCTTCGCGGTCTCCGAGTTCGCCGAGTACCTCTCCGGGTTCCTCGACCGGCTGGAGGGGACCTCGAACGCCCGGAACCAGCCCCGCGAGTGGATCGAACAGGGGCTTCAGGACTGGTGTATCACGCGTGACATGGACTGGGGAGTCGACTACCCCGGCGGCGAGGCGACGGAGTCGCCTCGGGAGGGCGGCGAAGCCGCCGACCCGCAGGACCTCGTCTTATACGTCTGGGTCGACGCCCCGATCGAGTACATCGCCTCGACGAAGCAGTACTCCGAGCGCGTCGGCGCCGACGCCTTCGACTGGGAGACCGCCTGGAAGGAGGGCGCGAGCGAGGAGTTCCCCGAGGGCGGCGAGATCGTCCACGTGATCGGCCGCGACATCATCCAGCACCACACGGTATTCTGGCCCGCGATGCTGGAGGCGACCGACCACGCGGAGCCGCGCGCGGTGATGGCCAGCGGCTTCGTTACCCTCGACGGCAAGGGGTTCTCGACGAGCCGCGACCGCGCCGTCTGGGCCGACGAGTACCTCGACGAGGGGTTCCACCCGGACCCACTGCGCTACTACCTCGCGACCAACGGCGGGTTCCAGCAGGACGTGGACTTCTCGTGGGAGAAGTTCGCGGAGCGCGTCAACACCGAGCTGGTGGGGACCGTCGGCAACTTCCTCTACCGGTCGCTGCTCTTCGCCCACCGGAACTACGACGACGGTCCCGACGCCGACGCCCCCAGCGACGAGGTCGCGGCGCGGATCGACGAGGCGGTCGACGACGTCGCGGCCGCCGTCAACGACTACTCCGTCCGCGCGCTCGGCGACGCCGTCACCGACCTCGCCCGGTTCGGCAACGAGTACATCCAGCGCAACGAGCCGTGGAAGCTCGTCGACGAAGAGCCCGAGGAGGCCGAACGGGTCATCTACGACTGCGTCGCGCTCGCGAAGGCGATCGCCGTCCTCTTCGAGCCGCTGGCCCCGGAGAAGACCGAACGGCTCTGGGACCAGCTGGGCGAGCCGGGATCCGTTCACGACGCGACCGTCGAGGCGGCCGGCGAGGCCCCCGCCGGCGACCTGAGCGAGCCGACCGAGCTGTTCGAACAGATCGAAGACGAGCGCGTCGAGGCGCTCAACGAGAAGCTCGAAGCCCGAGTCGCCGAGTCGGAGAGCGGCGAGGACGCGAACGACGGCGACAGCGACGACGGGAACAGCGACGCAACTGGAGACACCGACACGACCGACATGACCGACATCGAACCCCTCAGCGACGACCGCATTAGCTTCGACGAGTTCCAAGAGTTGGACCTCCGGGTCGGCCGGATCGAGGAGGCGGACGGGATCGACGGCGCCGACGACCTCCTGCGGCTCACTGTCGACCTCGGGGCGGAGACTCGGACGATCGTCGCGGGACTCAAGCAGCTTCACGACGCCGACGACCTGCCGGACACGAAGGTGATCGTCCTCGCGAACATGGAGAAGGCGGAGCTGTTCGGCGTCGAGTCGAACGGCATGGTGCTGGCCGCCGGCGAGGAGGCCGACCTCCTCACCACCTACGAGGACGCCGGGCCGGGTACGAAGGTGAAGTAA
- a CDS encoding VOC family protein yields the protein MSDPTAHHVGITVTDLDRAVDFYAETFDLDVVAEFSVGGDAFAEAVAVEGAAAEFAHLDAGDVIVELVSYEPAGEEDIDPELDRPGAAHLGLSVDDVEAFYEGLADDVETLSPPRTTSSGTTICFVRGPEGNLTEVLDA from the coding sequence GTGTCCGACCCAACCGCCCACCACGTCGGGATCACCGTCACCGATCTGGACCGCGCAGTCGACTTCTACGCCGAGACGTTCGACCTCGACGTCGTCGCCGAGTTCTCCGTCGGCGGCGACGCCTTCGCTGAGGCGGTCGCCGTCGAGGGCGCCGCGGCCGAGTTCGCGCACCTCGACGCCGGCGACGTGATCGTCGAACTCGTCTCCTACGAGCCGGCTGGCGAGGAGGATATCGACCCCGAACTGGACCGTCCGGGCGCGGCCCACCTCGGTCTCTCCGTCGACGACGTTGAGGCGTTCTACGAGGGCCTCGCGGACGACGTGGAGACGCTCTCGCCGCCCCGGACCACGTCGAGCGGGACGACGATCTGTTTCGTCAGGGGCCCGGAGGGGAACCTGACCGAAGTGCTGGACGCGTGA